The Nicotiana tabacum cultivar K326 chromosome 1, ASM71507v2, whole genome shotgun sequence genome segment TACATTAGGTCCAATTTTTGCTGGGAGTGTTTTCAATCTTTTTAGACATTTGTACATCAACACAAAATATAGAGAACCTCTATGTTAAGTAATTCCAAAGTATTGAATAGGGAGGTCTCATATAGCAAACCCCAACTAGCTTAAGATCAAGGCAAAGTAATAGTCATTTGATAGATAAGGTAAGTTTTATTAATTGACAAACCAGCACCAAGACAGTGCAAGAGAAATACAAAATCATGTATAAGGCAGGCTATGCCTACGGAGACTGAACATTTGTCATAACATATATCCTACAATTTACACCAAAAAGCTAGTAAACTCAAGCAATTTATTTCAATCTAGGATGGCTTCAGCTTGTAATTGTCAACAACTTAGAGCGGAAATGTTACATCAAAAAGTGACGAGAGCGGAATTTTCTGCTCCCTAATGCTTAAGAAACAGGTAAATTTTTTAGCATCAGTTTTCTCTAGCAATCTTTAGCTCTGAGCTAAAGCAAATAGTGGATCCAACCATGCCTTACACTTCATCAAAGTGATGCATCCCTATCTGATTCATTAGACATTTTGCAAGTTAAAGCCAAATGAAATTGAGAAGATGAGCCTAGGAAAAAGTATGAACCAAAAGCGTTCTCGCTTGACATAAAAAAACACAAAGCATATCCTTTTAAGATCTTCGGTTTTATGGATTTTTTCATAGGAATAAATCAAAAGCTACTCACCATAATCTTTAGCAGCATTCACAGCCACAATGTTAGCTTCACCATTGATCCTCTGCATTTGTTCATCGGAACCAAAACCTCCCAAAGTTGAAATAACTGCGGTAGCACCAACAAGTACTTCATCCCAGTTTGCATAGAAAACATCTCCTACAGGATACGAAGATCATATGAATAATCTGAATTGGGTGAAAACTATTCCATTGACATGGCAAAGGATTTTAGCCAAAAGCAGTAATTACACCACAATCAACACAGACAAAATCTCCTTTCCAGGTTGATTGGATTAAACATAAACACTGAGTACGTCGGTACATGTCACTTTCATGAGATGAGGTAAAGCAGCAGGATGCCACATGGCTTCCCACTTTTGGACTTGCAAACTGATGAGGAGCTTCACTAGATTAATCTTTTCCTTATTAAGTGTAGCAAGAGAGTCTTCCATTATCTTCAGTAGGTACTTATTAATCAGGAAGAAATAAACTGCTATGGCTTTCATCAGGCGAGGGCCTAAAAACCAACTTTCGCAAAGTGCTCACCAATGCAAATTTTTCACTTGCACTCATTATCATCCTACTTAAGATATGATCAAGAAATGAACCTGCCTGCCATCCAAGTGACTTGATCTACCCATGGGTCTGAGTAGGAAGGACGTCCCGATCTGTGTAGGAAATACTACAAATTAAGAACCCACAacagataacaacaaaataagaGGATAAAGCAATTGTATGAATCAACAGAAAATGTTTAAGATCTACCAGCACACCTGCTCAGACTTATGGCCTCTATACCCTTAGATACTGCAGCCTTGCATATCGCAGAGCCAACAAAGCCGCTGCCTCCTATAACTACAATCTGTCAAAAAAGAAAGGGAATGACATCTAGTAGCTGAAATTGAGACAGATGTAAATGGTCTTTGATCTAGAcaggagaaaaagaaaatgttaaTACTCGTTCAGATTTCACATCCGCGACAACATCAATTGCACCCGAGCTAGGATCCTCTCTAACAGCTTCAGCATAACTGCATCTGATACCAAGTCTGCAAGAACTAAAATGAAGAGAAACATCTCACCATATCAAGTTAGATGTCAGATCAGCCGAAAGAAAATTTCAACAGTTAAAATAGCCAGAAATGTGGGTAAATTCCCAAATACGGATAACCAATAAAGTTTTCATGAAAACCTTAATCCAGTACTCAGAAAACAAGTTTAGTCAAGGCTCAATTAAAATAATGTAGTTTTTGTGCATATCTAGATTATGCTGTGACAAAAAGTCAATCATGGTTAACAAGGAAAACTCTCTTGAGTAAACTATGAAACTGGAAGTTATAAGCATATATTTTTCAATGTTAAATAATCACAACATGAATGATTACTCTTTTACAATTCTTTTAAAGATGTAATTCTAATGGTGTTATTATTTGCTTTATCTAATTTTGCTAAAGATTTGAAATTGCACCAACCTCGCATTCTTGAGCTTTGCAACCCTCGAGCCCAGAGGAAGGGGGTTGGTTGCTATATGTTGGTCTAAAGATAACTAACTAATTAATCATGATGAATCctctgaaataaaatagagcGAAATGGATATAAAAGATTCACATAGTCGACCCCAACTTATTTGAAATTTGAGGGGTTAATTGATTGAAAGATTCAGAACTGCAACGTCAGTGCATTTTAACAGTCCTTTATAACTCCTGAAAAGAACAATATTTTGGTCAAGATCTAAATCAATGGTGTGATATGTGTATTAGATTAGGTGTAGAACAGTACTTTCATTCTCTTTCCGTGAAGCAGCATGAATGCCCGATTTTTCGATTTAGTCATATTAATTAAGCAGCAAGTTCTTTTGAAGCATCAAATAATTATACTTCAACATGTTCAACAAACaaattacaaaagaaaaaagaaagaataaaagagcATTAGAAGATGAATGTTAAATCAAGGAATACTGACCGAGAGCGAGAGATTTGTGAATAACTGTAACTGCGGAAAGTAGGAAAGAGAGCTCTACTACTACTAGTGCTACTACGAGGAGGAGGAGAGGTAATTCTGCAAATGACGCCCATGTTTGAGAAAGACGCCATAATCTTCTCTTCCACAGTTCACAAAGATTATGAAATCGAGAAGTTGTTTATATGAGAGCTTTGAAAAGCAAAAAGTTCAGCAAAATGATTTCTTAAGTTTGGTGTATTTTGCCAGATTTGGTGCGGAACTCTGGGTactggagggggggggggggggttaacgAGGGCTTATGGGGACATGGTTGAGTGGAGGATGTGTCGCACTTCTTGACTTGGTGCCTATTTTTGAGGCCTGAAATTTTactaaaggggaaaagggaaATATGGCTAATTTCTgttaattgaaataaaatgtggAAACAGAAAACAATCAAAGAAAAAATGTCAGATACAAACATGCTATCTTTGGGAGAAAAAACAAGAGTTCTTTTGGTAGGTCTGGAAAGATCTCATGGCTATTGGCATAATAACATGCTGTCCATTCTAGTTAGTGCAATCTTGAATGTTCTGTTTTTTTAGAGTTTAAAGAaattttgctctttttcttcaatttgctaACTTgtattttttgtgtgtgtgtactatttgtttttcaaaaaaatttgtCAATAAAGTtagtaattttaaaattataaccGAACAACGAGCAAAAAAATtgaatgttttgtttgtttttcgcAATATATCTATGATGTTGGGTGCGCCAACAAAGTCCCAAATTAGCAGAAAAGATTGGGAACCTACATATAAGATATATAGGTCTCTTAATGATGTGATGCATTTTGGAAAAAAGAGTAAGCGGACAATATTACATTATGTTAAGAGTATTATTGGGTCATTTTAGACAACAATGGGTATCAGAGCCCGTGTTCAGCAAGGCGAGTATGACGATGATAGAGTGATGGTTCCAAGCTCAGTTTGCTTACCCTTACGAGCTTGGAGACGCGCACACAAAAAGAAGCTAGTTGCGAGCTTCAGTTTCTATAGAGTGGGTGACACAATGAATCTCGAAATCGACCCGTGGATCGTGATAATTGACCCGTGGATCGTGGTAATGGTCATGTGGAACTGGTTCGAGTGGGAGACTTGTGGATTATAGTAGTTGCCATAAATACTCTAATGATGTGGGTGATACACTGTAAATATTGAAAATTAATCAGTGGATTGTGGTTGTTGATAAATAACCTCCGCACCTTTGTGCTTTACTGTATTCCTCTTTATAAGATGATACCGAGTACAAGTGATAATCAAACTCTTCAATCAGATAACAATAAGACTCCTGGCTCTCTATCTAATTGCAATCTCATACCCAAACCAAACTATAATACATTATGGAACTGGTTCGAGGGGAGACTCGTGGATTGTGGTAGTGGGTCATGCGAAACTTAGTTCGAAGGAAAAATTGTTGGATTTGCAAACAAAACCCTATATTGGTAGCTGGAAAGATTAGAGTCTACATATAAGGTATAGAGatctcttaatggtgtgaggcCTTTTGCAAAAAACCGTACATATTTGGCTCAAAGCGAATAATATCATACGCCATATTAAGTGTATCATTAATCGGTTTTAGCCGAACATATGATAAATTGTATCatagaaaaagcgtgaaagaatATTAGAATAATAAGTTTAATACAATTGCTTTGAAACATGAAAAGTGTAacttattttatttcatttttcttatgaaaaattattttcaaaaaataaaaattgaagccatgttttctctttttcctctctttttatccTTTATTTTGTAGGTGCGGGATCTGATTATGAGACACCAATTAGATAGATAAAGCTAGTTAGCGAATGCCGTTTCAACTCTCACGAGGATACTTGGAAAGACGGGTGAAGAAGCAATTACCTATCAGACAATCCCAACAAACTTGTATGCGCAACACAGAATGAGGGGAAAAAGTAATCATATGTCATTATTCATTGATTTTGTAACCTTACTAATGGCACAAAATAAGAAACTAAGTGTAGTAAGTGATTCTTATGGTAATTATTTAGCTAGACTCGCTAAGTGGTGTCTTCTACTCAATGTTAATTTTTGTGGTAGCTCATTATATATTACTAATTGACAACTCGATCTTCAAACTATTTCGCACAATCCTTCCAGCTGCCTTGAGTTGTTATGCCCCTGGTATTCCTTCTTTCACGATCCAATTTCCCCTTCGTTGGGTTTCGTGACGGGACCTAGGTCCAATTTCCCCTTCGTTGGGTTTCGTGACGGGACCTAGGTCCAATTTCTCCTTTGTTGGGTTTCGTGACGGGACCTaatcttaaggactaggtaagcctaatatttacggaagaacaataataataaataacatcttAAAATTTTTCTGGAATGAATTCTTTATACAATGAGcatattcccaaaatccggtagtacaagtcataagctctacaaagttaGCTAGCACTTCTATATAAACTATTTGGAAAATAGTGAAATCAGTTGAATACAAGTAAGAAGGTGACTCCGGAGCCTACGAACGCAgaagcaggtttaccttgagtctcctcagcaatgactcgcacagctactaacgatcgacacctggatctgcacaacaaaATGTGCAGAAGGGTAGCATGAGCATACCACAAcgatgcccagtaagtatcaagactaacctcggtggagtagtgacgaggaacagtcaagacacatACCGGTCTAATAAACTGTACAAATATAAGCATAGAAACAACGGAACCTGATGTATACATATAAAGACTACACATTATGGCTAACAATACAACAATCACAGTAAGGGAAGAAAAACAGCAAGTAATAGCGgaaataccataataatgacatagaagagcgAGCGAAATCACAAACCCAAAACCCAAATCACAAATACAgtaaaggtaagcaataactcaGAACCTACGACAGTGTTCACATTAAGTCTTAGCTAACAGACTCCACGAGATACCAAACCTCGGACAACTTacaactcacgggtcccaatacCTGAACTCTagcacttggcatcttgtgcccccATCAC includes the following:
- the LOC107816360 gene encoding uncharacterized protein At1g32220, chloroplastic isoform X1, which codes for MASFSNMGVICRITSPPPRSSTSSSRALFPTFRSYSYSQISRSRSCRLGIRCSYAEAVREDPSSGAIDVVADVKSERIVVIGGSGFVGSAICKAAVSKGIEAISLSRSGRPSYSDPWVDQVTWMAGDVFYANWDEVLVGATAVISTLGGFGSDEQMQRINGEANIVAVNAAKDYGIPKFILISVHDYNLPSFLLQSGYFTGKRKAESEVLSKYPNSGVVLRPAFIYGKRKVDGFEIPLDLIGKPLEKILRAAESFTKPLSSLPASDLLLAPPVSVDDVAYAVINAVKDDDCFGIFTIDQIKEAAAGVKV
- the LOC107816360 gene encoding uncharacterized protein At1g32220, chloroplastic isoform X2, with amino-acid sequence MASFSNMGVICRITSPPPRSSTSSSRALFPTFRSYSYSQISRSRLGIRCSYAEAVREDPSSGAIDVVADVKSERIVVIGGSGFVGSAICKAAVSKGIEAISLSRSGRPSYSDPWVDQVTWMAGDVFYANWDEVLVGATAVISTLGGFGSDEQMQRINGEANIVAVNAAKDYGIPKFILISVHDYNLPSFLLQSGYFTGKRKAESEVLSKYPNSGVVLRPAFIYGKRKVDGFEIPLDLIGKPLEKILRAAESFTKPLSSLPASDLLLAPPVSVDDVAYAVINAVKDDDCFGIFTIDQIKEAAAGVKV